The proteins below are encoded in one region of Ricinus communis isolate WT05 ecotype wild-type chromosome 6, ASM1957865v1, whole genome shotgun sequence:
- the LOC112534790 gene encoding disease resistance protein RPV1, which yields MGGLGKSTLARAIYDRIAPQFESCCFLSNAREQLQRYTLAQLQNQLFSTLLEEQSTLYLRLSFIKDRLRRKRVLIVIDDADNSTKLQELLIDSESDYVGSGSRIIITSRDKQVLKITFVDEISEMEALNEYKALHLFSLKAFKQENPPSDHRMLQVERVIKYAKGNPLAVTVLGSALFGKSEKD from the coding sequence ATGGGTGGTCTTGGTAAGAGCACTCTTGCCAGAGCTATCTATGACCGAATTGCTCCTCAATTTGAAAGTTGTTGCTTTCTTTCAAATGCAAGAGAGCAACTGCAAAGATATACACTAGCTCAATTACAAAACCAACTTTTCTCAACTCTGTTAGAGGAACAAAGCACTCTTTATTTACGGCTGTCGTTTATAAAGGATAGGCTTCGTCGTAAGAGAGTTCTTATTGTTATCGACGATGCAGATAATTCAACAAAATTGCAAGAGCTATTAATAGACAGCGAGTCTGATTATGTTGGTTCAGGAAGTCGAATTATCATAACAAGTAGGGATAAGCAAGTTCTCAAGATTACTTTTGTAGATGAAATTAGTGAAATGGAGGCATTAAACGAGTATAAAGCTCTTCATCTCTTTAGCTTGAAGGCTTTTAAGCAAGAAAATCCCCCAAGTGATCATCGTATGTTGCAAGTAGAAAGGGTGATAAAATATGCAAAAGGCAATCCATTAGCTGTTACAGTTTTGGGTTCTGCATTGTTTGGTAAAAGTGAAAAAGATTGA
- the LOC8288154 gene encoding disease resistance protein RPV1, with amino-acid sequence MNFFSSSASASASSSSNSTTSQEKYDIFLSFRGEDTRYNFTSHLHAALNGKRIPTFIDDDLERGKEISPSLLKAIEESKISVVIISQDYPSSKWCLEELVKILECMKNRGQMVIPVFYRVDPSHVRNQTGSFEDVFARHEESLSVSKEKVQSWRAALKEVANLSGWHSTSTRPEAEAVKEIIEVIVKKLNQMSPNCYSRGLVGMESRIQEIESLLCLRSSNVRIVGIWGMGGLGKTTLARAIYDRIAPQFEICYFLSNAREQLQRCTLSELQNQLFSTLLEEQSTLNLQRSFIKDRLCRKKVLIVIDDADDSTQLQELLLESEPDYFGSRSRIIITSRDKQVLRNIARDKIYAMQKLKKHEALQLFSLKAFKQDNPTCRHCRLQAERVVKYAKGNPLALTVLGSALFGKREKDWKSALERLERNPNKKIDDVLRISYDGLDSEERSIFLDIACFFRGQDGDFVTKTLDGYYGSAHSVISTLIDRSVIMLSSDSSKLDLHDLLQEMGRKIVFEESKNPENRSRLWTPEDVCYVLNENRGTEAIEGISLDKSKATSEIRLKPDAFSRMCRLRFLKFYKSPGDFYRSPGDRHSKDKLQISRDGLQSLPNELRHLYWIDFPMKSLPPSFNPENLVVLHLRNSKVKKLWTGTQNLVKLKEIDLSGSKYLIGIPDLSKAIYIEKIDLSDCDSLEEVHSSIQYLNKLEFLNLWHCNKLRRLPRRIDSKVLKVLKLGSTRVKRCPEFQGNQLEDVFLYCPAIKNVTLTVLSILNSSRLVHLFVYRCRRLSILPSSFYKLKSLKSLDLLHCSKLESFPEILEPMYNIFKIDMSYCRNLKSFPNSISNLISLTYLNLAGTAIKQMPSSIEHLSQLDFLDLKDCKYLDSLPVSIRELPQLEEMYLTSCESLHSLPELPSSLKKLRAENCKSLERVTSYKNLGEATFANCLRLDQKSFQITDLRVPECIYKERYLLYPGSEVPGCFSSQSMGSSVTMQSSLNEKLFKAAAFCVVFEFKKSSDCVFEVRYREDNPEGRIRSGFPYSETPILTNTDHVLIWWDECIDLNNISGVVHSFDFYPVTHPKTGQKEIVKHCKVKRCGLHMLPRT; translated from the exons atgaattttttttcttcttctgcttctgcttctgcttcttcctcttccaaTTCCACTACCTCCcaagaaaaatatgatattttccTTAGCTTCAGAGGTGAAGACACTCGTTATAACTTTACGAGCCACCTCCATGCTGCATTGAATGGAAAGAGAATTCCAACCTTCATTGATGACGATCTtgagagaggaaaagaaatttcacCATCACTTTTGAAAGCCATTGAAGAGTCTAAAATCTCAGTGGTTATTATCTCACAAGACTATCCTTCTTCCAAATGGTGCTTGGAGGAACTTGTAAAGATTCTTGAATGCATGAAAAACAGAGGACAGATGGTTATCCCAGTTTTTTACAGGGTTGATCCATCCCACGTTCGCAATCAAACAGGCAGTTTTGAAGATGTGTTTGCCCGGCATGAAGAATCCTTGTCGGTGAGCAAAGAAAAGGTGCAGAGCTGGAGGGCTGCCTTAAAGGAAGTTGCTAATTTATCCGGCTGGCATTCAACGAGCACCAG GCCGGAAGCTGAAGCCGTTAAGGAAATAATAGAGGTTATTGTGAAGAAATTGAACCAAATGTCCCCAAATTGCTACTCTAGAGGTTTGGTCGGAATGGAGTCTAGGATTCAAGAAATTGAATCTCTATTATGTCTGAGATCATCAAATGTTAGGATAGTTGGGATATGGGGCATGGGTGGTCTTGGTAAGACCACTCTTGCTAGAGCTATATATGATCGAATCGCTCCtcaatttgaaatttgttACTTTCTTTCAAATGCAAGGGAGCAATTGCAAAGATGTACACTATCTGAATTACAAAACCAACTTTTCTCAACACTGTTAGAGGAACAAAGCACTCTTAATCTACAGCGGTCGTTTATAAAGGATCGGCTTTGTCGTAAGAAAGTTCTTATTGTTATCGATGATGCAGATGATTCAACACAATTGCAAGAGCTATTGTTAGAGAGTGAGCCTGATTATTTTGGTTCAAGAAGTCGAATTATCATAACAAGTAGGGATAAGCAAGTACTCAGGAATATTGCTAGAGATAAGATTTATGCAATGCAGAAATTGAAAAAGCATGAAGCTCTTCAACTCTTTAGCTTGAAGGCTTTTAAGCAAGACAATCCCACATGTCGTCATTGTAGGTTGCAAGCAGAAAGGGTGGTAAAATATGCAAAAGGCAATCCATTGGCTCTTACAGTTTTGGGTTCTGCATTGTTTGGTAAACGTGAAAAAGATTGGAAAAGTGCACTggaaagattagaaagaaaccCTAACAAGAAAATCGATGATGTTCTGAGAATAAGTTATGATGGACTAGATTCTGAAGAGCGAAGCATATTTCTTGATATTGCTTGTTTCTTCCGAGGACAAGATGGAGATTTTGTAACCAAAACATTGGATGGCTATTATGGTTCTGCACATAGTGTTATAAGCACTCTAATTGACAGGTCTGTCATTATGCTTTCTTCTGACTCTAGCAAGTTAGACTTGCATGATCTGCTTCAAGAGATGGGCCGAAAAATAGTTTTTGAAGAATCTAAGAATCCTGAAAACCGTAGCAGGTTGTGGACTCCTGAAGATGTCTGCTATGTCTTGAATGAAAACAGG GGAACTGAAGCAATTGAAGGCATATCATTGGATAAGTCAAAGGCAACATCAGAGATTCGCTTGAAGCCTGACGCGTTCTCAAGGATGTGTCGTCTTAGATTTCTGAAATTCTACAAGTCACCAGGAGATTTCTACAGGTCACCAGGAGACAGACATAGTAAAGATAAACTGCAGATTTCTCGTGATGGTCTTCAATCTCTTCCCAATGAATTGAGGCATCTCTATTGGATTGATTTCCCGATGAAATCCTTACCACCGAGTTTCAATCCAGAAAATCTGGTTGTGCTTCACCTACGTAATAGCAAAGTTAAAAAGCTTTGGACAGGAACACAG AATCTCGTGAAGTTAAAAGAGATTGACCTTTCGGGATCCAAATACTTGATTGGAATTCCAGACTTGTCAAAGGCCATATACATTGAGAAAATCGATCTTTCAGATTGTGACAGTTTAGAGGAGGTTCACTCGTCCATACAATATCTTAACAAACTAGAATTCCTAAATCTCTGGCATTGCAATAAACTCAGAAGACTTCCAAGAAGAATTGATTCGAAAGTTCTAAAAGTTCTAAAACTAGGCAGCACAAGAGTGAAAAGATGTCCAGAGTTTCAAGGAAATCAGCTGGAAGATGTATTCCTATATTGTCCTGCAATAAAGAATGTGACATTAACAGTCTTATCCATCTTAAATTCTTCAAGACttgttcatttatttgtttatcgTTGCAGGAGACTCTCGATTCTACCAAGCAGcttttataaattgaaatcTCTCAAGTCACTTGATTTACTGCATTGTTCAAAACTTGAGAGCTTCCCGGAGATCTTGGAGCCCATGtataatatattcaaaatagaCATGAGCTATTGCAGAAATCTAAAGAGCTTTCCTAACAGCATCAGTAATTTGATATCTTTGACATATCTTAATTTAGCAGGAACTGCTATTAAACAGATGCCATCATCCATTGAACATCTGAGTCAGCTAGACTTTTTGGACCTCAAGGACTGTAAATATCTTGATAGCCTTCCAGTCTCTATTCGTGAACTTCCTCAACTGGAAGAAATGTACTTAACTTCCTGCGAGAGTCTCCATTCCTTACCGGAGCTGCCATCATCTTTAAAGAAACTACGTGCAGAAAATTGCAAATCACTGGAGAGGGTAACCTCCTACAAAAATCTTGGAGAGGCAACATTTGCAAACTGCTTGAGATTGGACCAAAAGTCTTTCCAGATAACTGATCTCCGTGTTCCAGAATGTATT TATAAAGAACGTTATTTGCTTTATCCGGGAAGTGAAGTTCCAGGATGCTTCAGTAGTCAAAGTATGGGATCTTCAGTCACCATGCAGTCTTCCTTAAATGAGAAGCTGTTCAAAGCCGCTGCTTTCTGCGTTGTCTTTGAATTTAAGAAATCGTCAGACTGCGTTTTTGAAGTTCGGTACAGAGAGGACAACCCTGAAGGTAGAATTCGGAGTGGATTCCCATATTCTGAGACTCCCATTTTGACCAACACGGATCATGTGCTAATATGGTGGGACGAATGCATAGACCTCAACAATATTTCAGGCGTCGTGCATTCATTTGATTTCTATCCCGTTACGCATCCAAAGACTGGCCagaaagaaattgtaaaacATTGCAAGGTGAAAAGATGTGGCTTACATATGTTACCTCGGACTTAA